A single region of the Malaclemys terrapin pileata isolate rMalTer1 chromosome 2, rMalTer1.hap1, whole genome shotgun sequence genome encodes:
- the HR gene encoding lysine-specific demethylase hairless isoform X5 translates to MENDAKNGEAVPRWRRPQGGAQETQVLETVVGAIRRSGSVAPGIPSKSCRDGVDLSCVPGPDSALRPGEKASLWKRAERAKEFSPCLRWGRETLGGPETALDSLYHPAIEADFSKHMDARHQFPRRMQLKETPEFQLHSEPKNGEVNISWAEQNKDRPGPMWTEAMLASQLALYSHAYHNYPLPLSGLENQSPAATGKPYQLSEQDSLHSASPSGDSAGDPPSFHHLNTHCPFLVEAKLAERNPFLVSSIVSASTPAESAYGNSLASLALAGQPQDCPSALGEAQYTDPDWHRAPYPRTWSQPAYLAPHPRTKTPSAFETCSSSGSKEFYQKKDPGFPHTGKDPAPVPDRAQPQLLSQYKVGKVKRDAESEMEVTYVEPPWKGAEQRGCMALAPPRDQTLPNNHGQMGQPLFYLKHKVAESLWSSQPLVLDYPLSKAPARPSESKDESLMYQSLKPGSPAVLQESSGSPLMDRAQPPALSKVELPSGMDVLPAHALPCKCSPWDCPPRCCKRCQGAGCEAVNSFGTRNEMPGPYREIDGALGGHGIQRGKDSSLLPCPPSNHHTKLKKTWLTRHSEQFRCTASCLGDKGAPGQIKEGLPLRLKALKREGQESAEEADQSGKRTAKRPHSHVSGEDLWSPCVGRGSYSAKRSSKVAENKALNPTRKDCEAPEQRKVLPAMGRKADAGDGGLLSCNGEDAGEQKEMRYLQSVPCMALPDCIERCCACSSKDGTGAVPREQEEEPMETFCRLLHFRRLVFCDSGELSVDGFSTLDEAEGESLCLRISSRERRAQDISTSLSLAKYLLSVLGDQFCEAIRRDREAWLWAQGENERVTAWRRGKGALQACDACQHGLFNAHWNCSSCGFQLCSECYRTKRERASPAQTEESVQSAKCVQGQGHDVLSLIPAQFIPTHVLAELWKLMHEVQVKFDIESRCPCRLSILSKSLTDNTGGGQKEEMGNMTPLLQPASNEETDGSRVIKEENPDSVHPPSEQGPKGAVQTSTLCELLTSTAVRLCLGQNGIRMAFAPVSPALPSDNRITNILDSIIAQVVERKIQEKHSECEQRSPSPPEPQVSHCILAPGGLLWLHDPNHSCNYKLFQEHWRQGQPVLVSGLQKTLKRNLWEPESFCHEQRGQEVQAVNLRSQPGWTRVSNKDFWDGFASSAKCLETENSEGNLLKLESGFGDMPMCRAENLYASLPLLEYCGHDGKMNLASYLPGSQGRQWLSPQICAAYGVAPEDRTIGTKNLTVEATDSISVLVYVGAYPLDGHGAQKEILRRVEEDGVDDVLKERLWNTRNWAGALWHIFRAEDADCIEGFLQKVCKAQGQDGAAQLDLNGHRSCYLDASLRRRLREECGVSGWTLLQFLGDAVLVPTGAPHQVQSLSSTISVTQRFLSPENAARSARLAAQTTDPAGTAQRLRAQMDSMVYGAVREAVGTLQGYT, encoded by the exons ATGGAAAATGACGCCAAGAACGGGGAGGCTGTGCCGAGATGGAGGAGACCTCAGGGAGGAGCCCAAGAAACCCAGGTGCTAGAGACCGTGGTCGGGGCCATACGCAGGAGCGGAAGTGTGGCGCCGGGGATCCCTTCCAAGAGCTGTCGGGACGGGGTGGACCTGAGCTGCGTGCCTGGGCCCGACTCAGCGTTGCGCCCCGGGGAGAAGGCCTCTTTGTGGAAGCGCGCCGAGAGGGCGAAGGAGTTTTCTCCGTGTCTGAGATGGGGCCGAGAGACCCTCGGGGGGCCGGAGACAGCACTGGACTCTCTGTACCATCCTGCCATTGAAGCAGatttctccaagcacatggatgCCAGGCACCAGTTCCCCAGGAGGATGCAACTGAAGGAGACACCCGAGTTCCAGCTCCACTCCGAGCCCAAGAACGGGGAGGTAAATATCAGCTGGGCGGAGCAGAATAAAGACAGGCCTGGCCCTATGTGGACAGAGGCTATGCTGGCCAGCCAGCTGGCCCTGTACAGCCACGCTTACCACAACTACCCCCTGCCGTTATCTGGGCTGGAAAACCAAAGCCCGGCTGCCACTGGCAAACCTTACCAGCTATCTGAGCAAGACTCCCTCCACTCCGCCAGTCCCTCTGGGGACAGCGCGGGCgaccccccttccttccaccaccTGAACACCCACTGCCCCTTCCTGGTGGAGGCCAAGCTGGCGGAGAGGAACCCCTTCTTGGTTTCCTCCATTGTATCAGCAAGCACTCCAGCTGAGTCTGCCTATGGCAATAGCTTGGCGAGCCTAGCCCTGGCTGGCCAGCCCCAGGACTGCCCCTCTGCTTTGGGAGAGGCCCAGTACACTGACCCAGATTGGCACCGGGCACCTTACCCGCGCACATGGAGCCAGCCGGCGTACCTGGCACCCCATCCAAGAACAAAGACCCCGTCTGCTTTTGAAACCTGCTCCAGCTCAGGAAGCAAG GAGTTTTACCAGAAGAAGGATCCTGGCTTTCCCCACACAGGAAAGGACCCGGCCCCTGTGCCCGACCGGGCGCAGCCTCAGCTGCTCAGCCAGTACAAGGTGGGGAAGGTGAAGCGAGATGCAGAGAGCGAGATGGAGGTGACCTACGTGGAGCCCCCGTGGAAGGGAGCTGAGCAGAGAGGGTGCATGGCACTGGCCCCTCCCAGAGACCAAACCCTTCCTAACAACCATGGCCAAATGGGTCAGCCACTGTTCTACCTAAAGCACAAGGTGGCAGAGAGCTTGTGGTCCAGCCAGCCCCTGGTTCTGGATTATCCTCTCAGCAAAGCACCGGCCAGGCCCTCCGAGTCCAAAGACGAAAGCCTCATGTACCAAAGTCTGAAGCCTGGCTCCCCTGCGGTGCTGCAGGAATCCTCTGGATCTCCACTCATGGacagagcccagccccctgccctttcCAAAGTAGAGCTCCCATCTGGGATGGATGTGCTTCCAGCTCATGCTCTCCCCTGCAAATGCTCCCCTTGGGACTGCCCCCCGAGATGCTGCAAGAGGTGCCAGGGGGCAGGCTGCGAGGCTGTCAACTCCTTTGGCACCAGAAATGAGATGCCCGGGCCATACCGAGAAATAGATGGAGCCTTGGGAGGACATGGCATCCAACGGGGCAAGGATTCCtccttgctgccctgccctcccagcaATCACCACACCAAGCTGAAGAAAACCTGGCTGACCAGGCACTCGGAACAGTTCAGATGCACTGCTAGCTGCCTCGGGGACAAAGGGGCTCCTGGTCAGATCAAAGAGGGTTTGCCTCTGAGGCTCAAAGCTTTAAAGAGGGAAGGCCAGGAGAGCGCTGAAGAAGCAGACCAATCTGGCAAACGGACAGCTAAGCGGCCTCACAGCCATGTCTCTGGGGAGGATCTCTGGAGCCCATGCGTCGGCAGGGGTAGCTATTCGGCAAAGCGGAGCTCAAAGGTAGCCGAGAACAAGGCGCTAAATCCCACGAGGAAGGATTGTGAGGCCCCGGAGCAGAGGAAGGTGCTCCCAGCAATGGGAAGGAAAGCAGATGCAGGAGATGGAG GGCTCCTGAGTTGCAACGGAGAGGACGCCGGAGAGCAGAAGGAGATGCGATACCTACAGAGCGTTCCATGTATGGCCCTCCCTGACTGCATTGAGAGGTGTTGTGCTTGTTCCTCCAAGGACGGGACGGGAGCCGTGCCCCGGGAGCAGGAGGAAGAACCCATGGAGACCTTCTGTAGGCTCCTGCATTTCCGAAG GCTGGTGTTCTGTGACAGCGGGGAGCTGAGCGTGGATGGATTCTCCACACTGGACGAAGCCGAGGGCGAGAGCTTATGCCTGAGGATCTccagcagggagagaagggcccaGGACATCAGCACCAGCCTCAGCCTAGCCAAGTATCTCCTCTCCGTCCTGGGGGACCAGTTCTGTGAGGCCATCAGGAGAGACAGAGAGGCCTGGCTGTGGGCACAAGGGGAAAACGAAA GGGTGACCGCCTGGCGGCGAGGGAAAGGCGCCCTGCAGGCCTGCGATGCCTGCCAGCATGGCCTCTTCAACGCTCACTGGAACTGCTCCAGCTGTGGGTTCCAGCTGTGCTCGGAGTGCTACCGGACCAAGAGAGAGCGAGCCAGCCCAG cccagACAGAGGAGTCTGTGCAGTCGGCCAAGTGTGTCCAAGGGCAGGGCCATGATGTTCTGTCCCTCATTCCTGCGCAGTTCATCCCCACCCACG TCCTGGCTGAGCTCTGGAAGCTGATGCACGAAGTGCAGGTGAAGTTTGACATCGAGTCGCGCTGCCCCTGCAGACTGAGCATCTTGAGCAAGAGCCTCACTGACAACACGGGGGGTGGGCAG AAGGAGGAGATGGGGAACATGACACCTTTGCTACAACCTGCCAGCAACGAAGAGACAGACGGCTCGAGGGTAATCAAGGAAG aaaaccCAGACTCCGTCCACCCGCCGAGCGAGCAGGGCCCCAAGGGCGCAGTGCAGACATCCACCCTCTGCGAGCTCCTGACCTCTACGGCCGTCAGGCTGTGCCTGGGGCAGAATGGCATCCGCATGGCCTTCGCGCCCGTCTCCCCGGCCTTGCCCAGC GACAACCGGATCACCAACATCCTGGACAGCATCATCGCCCAGGTGGTGGAGAGGAAGATCCAGGAGAAGCACTCAGAATGTGAGCAGcggagccccagcccccccgagccgcaggtcTCCCACTGCATCCTGGCCCCGGGGGGACTCCTGTGGCTTCACGATCCAAACCACTCCTGCAACTACAAGCTCTTCCAGGAGCACTGGaggcagggccag cctgtCTTGGTTTCAGGGCTGCAGAAGACACTGAAGAGAAACCTGTGGGAGCCCGAGTCGTTCTGCCACGAACAGcgggggcaggaggtgcaggcggTGAACCTGCGAAGCCAGCCGGGCTGGACAAGGGTCAGCAACAAGGACTTCTGGGATGGCTTTGCCTCCAGTGCCA AATGCCTGGAGACAGAGAACAGCGAGGGGAACCTGCTCAAGCTAGAGAGCGGCTTTGGGGACATGCCAATGTGCAG GGCTGAAAACCTCTATGCCAGTTTGCCACTGCTGGAGTACTGCGGGCATGATGGAAAGATGAACTTAGCCTCGTACCTGCCAGGTAGCCAAGGCAGGCAGTGGCTGAGTCCCCAGATCTGTGCTGCCTATG GTGTGGCCCCTGAGGACAGGACCATTGGGACCAAAAACCTGACAGTGGAGGCGACAGATTCCATCAGCGTCTTGGTGTACGTTGGGGCGTACCCGCTGGACGGGCACGGTGCCCAGAAAG AGATTCTCCGGAGGGTGGAAGAGGATGGAGTTGATGACGTCCTTAAGGAACGGCTCTGGAACACGAGGAACTGGGCAGGAGCCCTGTGGCACATCTTCCGAGCGGAGGATGCTGACTGCATCGAGGGGTTCTTACAGAAG GTGTGCAAAGCCCAAGGGCAGGACGGGGCGGCCCAGCTGGATCTGAACGGCCACAGGAGCTGCTACCTGGATGCGTCTCTGCGGAGGAGGCTGCGGGAGGAATGTGGTGTGAGCGGCTGGACCCTGCTCCAGTTCCTGGGGGATGCAGTGCTGGTGCCGACAGGGGCTCCACACCAG GTGCAGAGCCTCAGCAGTACCATCAGCGTCACGCAGAGATTCCTCTCGCCGGAGAACGCTGCCCGCTCGGCACGGCTCGCAGCTCAGACCACAGACCCTGCCGGCACGGCACAGAGACTTCGTGCACAG ATGGACAGCATGGTGTATGGTGCTgtgagggaggcagtggggacccTGCAGGGCTACACTTAA
- the HR gene encoding lysine-specific demethylase hairless isoform X3 encodes MELPKWISPAPPQGTVHLGGLSASHDGEQTMENDAKNGEAVPRWRRPQGGAQETQVLETVVGAIRRSGSVAPGIPSKSCRDGVDLSCVPGPDSALRPGEKASLWKRAERAKEFSPCLRWGRETLGGPETALDSLYHPAIEADFSKHMDARHQFPRRMQLKETPEFQLHSEPKNGEVNISWAEQNKDRPGPMWTEAMLASQLALYSHAYHNYPLPLSGLENQSPAATGKPYQLSEQDSLHSASPSGDSAGDPPSFHHLNTHCPFLVEAKLAERNPFLVSSIVSASTPAESAYGNSLASLALAGQPQDCPSALGEAQYTDPDWHRAPYPRTWSQPAYLAPHPRTKTPSAFETCSSSGSKEFYQKKDPGFPHTGKDPAPVPDRAQPQLLSQYKVGKVKRDAESEMEVTYVEPPWKGAEQRGCMALAPPRDQTLPNNHGQMGQPLFYLKHKVAESLWSSQPLVLDYPLSKAPARPSESKDESLMYQSLKPGSPAVLQESSGSPLMDRAQPPALSKVELPSGMDVLPAHALPCKCSPWDCPPRCCKRCQGAGCEAVNSFGTRNEMPGPYREIDGALGGHGIQRGKDSSLLPCPPSNHHTKLKKTWLTRHSEQFRCTASCLGDKGAPGQIKEGLPLRLKALKREGQESAEEADQSGKRTAKRPHSHVSGEDLWSPCVGRGSYSAKRSSKVAENKALNPTRKDCEAPEQRKVLPAMGRKADAGDGGLLSCNGEDAGEQKEMRYLQSVPCMALPDCIERCCACSSKDGTGAVPREQEEEPMETFCRLLHFRRLVFCDSGELSVDGFSTLDEAEGESLCLRISSRERRAQDISTSLSLAKYLLSVLGDQFCEAIRRDREAWLWAQGENERVTAWRRGKGALQACDACQHGLFNAHWNCSSCGFQLCSECYRTKRERASPAQTEESVQSAKCVQGQGHDVLSLIPAQFIPTHVLAELWKLMHEVQVKFDIESRCPCRLSILSKSLTDNTGGGQKEEMGNMTPLLQPASNEETDGSRVIKEENPDSVHPPSEQGPKGAVQTSTLCELLTSTAVRLCLGQNGIRMAFAPVSPALPSDNRITNILDSIIAQVVERKIQEKHSECEQRSPSPPEPQVSHCILAPGGLLWLHDPNHSCNYKLFQEHWRQGQPVLVSGLQKTLKRNLWEPESFCHEQRGQEVQAVNLRSQPGWTRVSNKDFWDGFASSAKCLETENSEGNLLKLESGFGDMPMCRAENLYASLPLLEYCGHDGKMNLASYLPGSQGRQWLSPQICAAYGVAPEDRTIGTKNLTVEATDSISVLVYVGAYPLDGHGAQKEILRRVEEDGVDDVLKERLWNTRNWAGALWHIFRAEDADCIEGFLQKVCKAQGQDGAAQLDLNGHRSCYLDASLRRRLREECGVSGWTLLQFLGDAVLVPTGAPHQVQSLSSTISVTQRFLSPENAARSARLAAQTTDPAGTAQRLRAQMDSMVYGAVREAVGTLQGYT; translated from the exons ATGGAGCTCCCTAAATGGATCAGCCCAGCACCACCACAG GGTACGGTGCACCTGGGAGGACTGTCAGCATCACATGACGGGGAACAAACCATGGAAAATGACGCCAAGAACGGGGAGGCTGTGCCGAGATGGAGGAGACCTCAGGGAGGAGCCCAAGAAACCCAGGTGCTAGAGACCGTGGTCGGGGCCATACGCAGGAGCGGAAGTGTGGCGCCGGGGATCCCTTCCAAGAGCTGTCGGGACGGGGTGGACCTGAGCTGCGTGCCTGGGCCCGACTCAGCGTTGCGCCCCGGGGAGAAGGCCTCTTTGTGGAAGCGCGCCGAGAGGGCGAAGGAGTTTTCTCCGTGTCTGAGATGGGGCCGAGAGACCCTCGGGGGGCCGGAGACAGCACTGGACTCTCTGTACCATCCTGCCATTGAAGCAGatttctccaagcacatggatgCCAGGCACCAGTTCCCCAGGAGGATGCAACTGAAGGAGACACCCGAGTTCCAGCTCCACTCCGAGCCCAAGAACGGGGAGGTAAATATCAGCTGGGCGGAGCAGAATAAAGACAGGCCTGGCCCTATGTGGACAGAGGCTATGCTGGCCAGCCAGCTGGCCCTGTACAGCCACGCTTACCACAACTACCCCCTGCCGTTATCTGGGCTGGAAAACCAAAGCCCGGCTGCCACTGGCAAACCTTACCAGCTATCTGAGCAAGACTCCCTCCACTCCGCCAGTCCCTCTGGGGACAGCGCGGGCgaccccccttccttccaccaccTGAACACCCACTGCCCCTTCCTGGTGGAGGCCAAGCTGGCGGAGAGGAACCCCTTCTTGGTTTCCTCCATTGTATCAGCAAGCACTCCAGCTGAGTCTGCCTATGGCAATAGCTTGGCGAGCCTAGCCCTGGCTGGCCAGCCCCAGGACTGCCCCTCTGCTTTGGGAGAGGCCCAGTACACTGACCCAGATTGGCACCGGGCACCTTACCCGCGCACATGGAGCCAGCCGGCGTACCTGGCACCCCATCCAAGAACAAAGACCCCGTCTGCTTTTGAAACCTGCTCCAGCTCAGGAAGCAAG GAGTTTTACCAGAAGAAGGATCCTGGCTTTCCCCACACAGGAAAGGACCCGGCCCCTGTGCCCGACCGGGCGCAGCCTCAGCTGCTCAGCCAGTACAAGGTGGGGAAGGTGAAGCGAGATGCAGAGAGCGAGATGGAGGTGACCTACGTGGAGCCCCCGTGGAAGGGAGCTGAGCAGAGAGGGTGCATGGCACTGGCCCCTCCCAGAGACCAAACCCTTCCTAACAACCATGGCCAAATGGGTCAGCCACTGTTCTACCTAAAGCACAAGGTGGCAGAGAGCTTGTGGTCCAGCCAGCCCCTGGTTCTGGATTATCCTCTCAGCAAAGCACCGGCCAGGCCCTCCGAGTCCAAAGACGAAAGCCTCATGTACCAAAGTCTGAAGCCTGGCTCCCCTGCGGTGCTGCAGGAATCCTCTGGATCTCCACTCATGGacagagcccagccccctgccctttcCAAAGTAGAGCTCCCATCTGGGATGGATGTGCTTCCAGCTCATGCTCTCCCCTGCAAATGCTCCCCTTGGGACTGCCCCCCGAGATGCTGCAAGAGGTGCCAGGGGGCAGGCTGCGAGGCTGTCAACTCCTTTGGCACCAGAAATGAGATGCCCGGGCCATACCGAGAAATAGATGGAGCCTTGGGAGGACATGGCATCCAACGGGGCAAGGATTCCtccttgctgccctgccctcccagcaATCACCACACCAAGCTGAAGAAAACCTGGCTGACCAGGCACTCGGAACAGTTCAGATGCACTGCTAGCTGCCTCGGGGACAAAGGGGCTCCTGGTCAGATCAAAGAGGGTTTGCCTCTGAGGCTCAAAGCTTTAAAGAGGGAAGGCCAGGAGAGCGCTGAAGAAGCAGACCAATCTGGCAAACGGACAGCTAAGCGGCCTCACAGCCATGTCTCTGGGGAGGATCTCTGGAGCCCATGCGTCGGCAGGGGTAGCTATTCGGCAAAGCGGAGCTCAAAGGTAGCCGAGAACAAGGCGCTAAATCCCACGAGGAAGGATTGTGAGGCCCCGGAGCAGAGGAAGGTGCTCCCAGCAATGGGAAGGAAAGCAGATGCAGGAGATGGAG GGCTCCTGAGTTGCAACGGAGAGGACGCCGGAGAGCAGAAGGAGATGCGATACCTACAGAGCGTTCCATGTATGGCCCTCCCTGACTGCATTGAGAGGTGTTGTGCTTGTTCCTCCAAGGACGGGACGGGAGCCGTGCCCCGGGAGCAGGAGGAAGAACCCATGGAGACCTTCTGTAGGCTCCTGCATTTCCGAAG GCTGGTGTTCTGTGACAGCGGGGAGCTGAGCGTGGATGGATTCTCCACACTGGACGAAGCCGAGGGCGAGAGCTTATGCCTGAGGATCTccagcagggagagaagggcccaGGACATCAGCACCAGCCTCAGCCTAGCCAAGTATCTCCTCTCCGTCCTGGGGGACCAGTTCTGTGAGGCCATCAGGAGAGACAGAGAGGCCTGGCTGTGGGCACAAGGGGAAAACGAAA GGGTGACCGCCTGGCGGCGAGGGAAAGGCGCCCTGCAGGCCTGCGATGCCTGCCAGCATGGCCTCTTCAACGCTCACTGGAACTGCTCCAGCTGTGGGTTCCAGCTGTGCTCGGAGTGCTACCGGACCAAGAGAGAGCGAGCCAGCCCAG cccagACAGAGGAGTCTGTGCAGTCGGCCAAGTGTGTCCAAGGGCAGGGCCATGATGTTCTGTCCCTCATTCCTGCGCAGTTCATCCCCACCCACG TCCTGGCTGAGCTCTGGAAGCTGATGCACGAAGTGCAGGTGAAGTTTGACATCGAGTCGCGCTGCCCCTGCAGACTGAGCATCTTGAGCAAGAGCCTCACTGACAACACGGGGGGTGGGCAG AAGGAGGAGATGGGGAACATGACACCTTTGCTACAACCTGCCAGCAACGAAGAGACAGACGGCTCGAGGGTAATCAAGGAAG aaaaccCAGACTCCGTCCACCCGCCGAGCGAGCAGGGCCCCAAGGGCGCAGTGCAGACATCCACCCTCTGCGAGCTCCTGACCTCTACGGCCGTCAGGCTGTGCCTGGGGCAGAATGGCATCCGCATGGCCTTCGCGCCCGTCTCCCCGGCCTTGCCCAGC GACAACCGGATCACCAACATCCTGGACAGCATCATCGCCCAGGTGGTGGAGAGGAAGATCCAGGAGAAGCACTCAGAATGTGAGCAGcggagccccagcccccccgagccgcaggtcTCCCACTGCATCCTGGCCCCGGGGGGACTCCTGTGGCTTCACGATCCAAACCACTCCTGCAACTACAAGCTCTTCCAGGAGCACTGGaggcagggccag cctgtCTTGGTTTCAGGGCTGCAGAAGACACTGAAGAGAAACCTGTGGGAGCCCGAGTCGTTCTGCCACGAACAGcgggggcaggaggtgcaggcggTGAACCTGCGAAGCCAGCCGGGCTGGACAAGGGTCAGCAACAAGGACTTCTGGGATGGCTTTGCCTCCAGTGCCA AATGCCTGGAGACAGAGAACAGCGAGGGGAACCTGCTCAAGCTAGAGAGCGGCTTTGGGGACATGCCAATGTGCAG GGCTGAAAACCTCTATGCCAGTTTGCCACTGCTGGAGTACTGCGGGCATGATGGAAAGATGAACTTAGCCTCGTACCTGCCAGGTAGCCAAGGCAGGCAGTGGCTGAGTCCCCAGATCTGTGCTGCCTATG GTGTGGCCCCTGAGGACAGGACCATTGGGACCAAAAACCTGACAGTGGAGGCGACAGATTCCATCAGCGTCTTGGTGTACGTTGGGGCGTACCCGCTGGACGGGCACGGTGCCCAGAAAG AGATTCTCCGGAGGGTGGAAGAGGATGGAGTTGATGACGTCCTTAAGGAACGGCTCTGGAACACGAGGAACTGGGCAGGAGCCCTGTGGCACATCTTCCGAGCGGAGGATGCTGACTGCATCGAGGGGTTCTTACAGAAG GTGTGCAAAGCCCAAGGGCAGGACGGGGCGGCCCAGCTGGATCTGAACGGCCACAGGAGCTGCTACCTGGATGCGTCTCTGCGGAGGAGGCTGCGGGAGGAATGTGGTGTGAGCGGCTGGACCCTGCTCCAGTTCCTGGGGGATGCAGTGCTGGTGCCGACAGGGGCTCCACACCAG GTGCAGAGCCTCAGCAGTACCATCAGCGTCACGCAGAGATTCCTCTCGCCGGAGAACGCTGCCCGCTCGGCACGGCTCGCAGCTCAGACCACAGACCCTGCCGGCACGGCACAGAGACTTCGTGCACAG ATGGACAGCATGGTGTATGGTGCTgtgagggaggcagtggggacccTGCAGGGCTACACTTAA